The genomic region AACCGGTGATATGGATGAAGATTGCGATAATACGCGTGAGGGGGCGCAGGAACATGGACCCCAAGATAAAGATGACGCTCGAGCTCCTCAACCTCCGCAGGCCGAACCACTGCGTTGTGGTGGAGGACACGCCCTACTTTAAGGGCATGTTCAACCTCGTGAAGGATTACGTGACGTTCGGGCCGATAAGCGAGCAGGCTCTCGCGCATCTCCTCTACAAAAGGGGCAAGCGCGGCTCCAAGCGCCTTTCCGAGACTTCCAAGGAGGGCGAAATCGCGGAAATCGCAAAGAAGCTCATGGCCCCGGGCGCGAAGACCAAG from Candidatus Micrarchaeia archaeon harbors:
- a CDS encoding uL30 family ribosomal protein; the encoded protein is MKIAIIRVRGRRNMDPKIKMTLELLNLRRPNHCVVVEDTPYFKGMFNLVKDYVTFGPISEQALAHLLYKRGKRGSKRLSETSKEGEIAEIAKKLMAPGAKTKEFADPVFTLRPPSKGYKDIKQHYPRGDLGARPDISALVKRMA